TTTAACAAACGATCCAAGACCAAGATCAATAAGGATGTGCAAGGCAAGGGAAATGCAAAAAATCGAATAAAAAATTAGATGACAAATAACAATATTTATAAAGTCATTTTTTTCCTTTTCTTCATTTGCTTCCGTTTCATTCACCTTCGATGGAATCAAATCTGCAAATGAATTAACTTTTGCTGATTCAACCAATCCCAATGGCATTAATTCTTGATCTTTTACTGTTGGAGCAGCAGTAGCAGTCATAAAGTAAGGCTTAACTAGATCAACCCTACTTTCTTAGTTATAAGTTTGGCTTATGTTTTTGTTATTTCGATTTAAATCTTGTTCAAATAAGCCATTGTTTTCAGATCTTTCTGCATCATTAATGGAACTTTTTGCACATCAAACCTGTTTTTTATCTTAGAAATCTTTTTTTTCAAGAAAGCTATAATGGACATAAAAAATTTTAATTTGTTTCTATTAAATCCATAACCCAAAAAGATTCAATCCGTAAGAATTACCAAAAAAGATGGGGGGGGGGGCTATTGCCCCCCTAAATAAATCTGCTGTCAACTTTTAAAGTTTACTTGGTAAAAATAGAGCTCTTCACTCCAGCTTGTTCCCACTTTTTAATTGTTGGCCTAAGGAATGACATTGGTAGGGCTGTCAAAATTGCGAACGACACAACAAGAACTAAGTCAGTAGTAAAATGATTAATTCCAAGATCTGTTCCCGCAAGCCAGAGCCAAGGAAATGCAGAAGCAAATAAAATAGTCAGCATAAATTCACATCAATTCAGCCAGAGCATATAAGACCGTTGTGTTCATTTAATTCATTGCTTAGTAAAAATTATCACTACTTTTCCTAATTCTACCGAATGTATTTACAGCCATTCAAAAGAGAAGAGATCAACTGGCTTTTTAAATCGATTTTTATTTTCAATCTAGGATTTGTTCTATGGTCTAGTTATTTTGATCAATGAGATTGTTTCTTCAAGGTCTAAACAAGGTTGAATAGATATATCCATCAATTTTCTCCAAGGATGCCAGAGCTTCCATATCGTTTCTAAAGAATCTGAGCTAACAACGCAGTGACCCGTGCCAT
The sequence above is drawn from the Prochlorococcus marinus str. MIT 1013 genome and encodes:
- a CDS encoding DUF3303 domain-containing protein, with the protein product MQRYLISYEFNDGEDQEIGGDMLVKWYETGGVENRPETYDVHSWVFMIQNGTGHCVVSSDSLETIWKLWHPWRKLMDISIQPCLDLEETISLIKITRP